CAACCAGGCGCGCGCGACCTCGCCCGGCGCGGCACCGTCGTCCCGGACCCGCCGGATCATGACAGCAAGGTCCTTCGTCGTCAGCTCGCCCGCGACATAGTTCAGCTTCTTGATCTGCCGCTGGTCGAGCAGCCCCTTGCGGAACAGCGGCAGCACGTTCTCGGCGCGCAGCGCATAGTCGTCGTCGGACAGCGCGGTGAGCCCGTCGGTCGCGCCGGGAGCGAGCTCGGGTGGACCGGTCAGCACACCGACTTGGATCTGCCCGTCCAGCAATGCCCTTCGCAGCGCGGCCGGATCCGGAAACGCCGCGATCGCCGCGAAGTCGCATCCGGTGACCCGATCGAGCCCGGCCGGAAGCGGCAGCAGTCCGGGCGCGGACGCCACGCCGACGGTCAGCCCACCGCAGCGCGAGGCGAGATCGCCGACGGATCGCACGTTGTCGCGCGCCGCGGCCTGCTCGGTCA
The DNA window shown above is from Nocardia sp. NBC_01730 and carries:
- a CDS encoding glycine betaine ABC transporter substrate-binding protein → MMLATSVRMVARFLVVGAVALVVSCGNDDSGPRITVGAGDSAESAVLAEIYAGALARTGARTAVESHLGGRSDYLAALDAGRVEVVGEHTGALLAHLDEHAADRLPAKVASALSAALPEGLLVSDIADGADLRPRVLVTEQAAARDNVRSVGDLASRCGGLTVGVASAPGLLPLPAGLDRVTGCDFAAIAAFPDPAALRRALLDGQIQVGVLTGPPELAPGATDGLTALSDDDYALRAENVLPLFRKGLLDQRQIKKLNYVAGELTTKDLAVMIRRVRDDGAAPGEVARAWLDEHAL